The following proteins are co-located in the Dromiciops gliroides isolate mDroGli1 chromosome 2, mDroGli1.pri, whole genome shotgun sequence genome:
- the LOC122744535 gene encoding transmembrane protein 14A-like: MSIDWIGFGYASVVIFGGILGYHHKGSIVSLVAGLFFGLLSGYGAHRVSRDPRDIKVSLLMTFFLTMMMGMRFKRSKKLMPAGIVAGLSLLMILRLVLMLT, translated from the coding sequence ATGAGTATTGACTGGATTGGTTTTGGATATGCTAGCGTAGTAATATTTGGAGGCATTTTGGGATATCATCACAAAGGAAGCATTGTATCTTTGGTTGctggtcttttctttggcttgtTGTCGGGTTATGGAGCCCACCGTGTCTCCCGTGACCCCCGAGATATCAAAGTGTCACTACTCATGACCTTTTTTCTGACCATGATGATGGGCATGAGGTTCAAGAGATCTAAGAAACTCATGCCAGCAGGGATTGTGGCTGGCCTAAGCCTCTTGATGATTCTGAGACTCGTCTTGATGCTCACATGA